The region cttctaacctttgacctttcagGGTGTCAATCTTTACATCAAGAATTTGGATGACACCATCGATGATGAAAAATTGAGGAAGGAGTTTTCACCATTCGGGTCCATTACGAGTGCTAAGGTAAGATGagattcattttgttgttgtttttgtttacataacTGGTGTCaaaagtggcggcacgggggccaaatctggccccctgcatcattttatgtggcccaaaAAAGTATATCATGAATgctggctttctgttttaggattaaactCTAATGAGTATaggtatatattatatttcctaatttctcctttttaaatcaataatttcaattttgtactccaatttgttgatttttagttcaagtagcattttgtaaaatctaaaaaataaatatataatatttctgttttccattttaatattgtacatgatacaaaatattttgtttccttttgaaataaaaaatgattaaaagatgttttcctttaagaaaaaaagctcaaataaacatagttttttatatatattacaatAAGTAATGTCTTATCAGGTGATGGTGGAGGAAGGTCGCTCCAAGGGCTTCGGATTTGTTTGCTTCTCCTCCCCCGAGGAGGCCACTAAAGCCGTCACGGAGATGAACGGTCGCATCGTCGGGTCCAAACCTCTCTACGTGGCGCTTGCTCAACGCAAAGAGGAACGGAAAGCTCATCTGACCAACCAGTACATGCAACGCATAGCCGGCATGAGGGCCATGCCGGCTAACGCCATCATCAATCAGTTCCAGCCCACCAGTGGTTACTTTATGCCAACTGTGCCGCAGGTATGAGaatcaaagtcaaaattatAATAAGGAAATCCACCAGGTTTTGAAAAGTCAtcaaatccaattcattttgaatgttaCGTTTTATTTGCGGAAATCACACACCTGTTTCTTTACGTAACAGGCTTTTGTAACCAAGGGCATGATGGGAAATGTAGTTTGGATAacagtattgaattgaatgctgcATTTTGTCCAATCCAAAAATtacaatatgaaaaataaacaaaaactggACCAGATATATTTTGCTCCAAACCAAAAAAAGCCAACTATGGATATTTTCCTGGTGTGAatacacctttaaaaaaagcagGCCTATTGAAATTCACTATGCATTATTCTCTTCTACTAATTATAGGCCCAGAATAGAACCACATACTACGCACCAAATCAGATGGCCCAAATGCGACCCAATCCCCGGTGGCAACAAGGGGGTAGGGGCCAAGGTGGGTATAATACAACACAGATCTTAAGAATTTGACATGTACTTTCAATCCAGTTTAGCCTTGTAAAATTGGGCCAATCACACTTCTTCGTTTTTGTGGTCCAACCTAGGCGGTTTCCAGGGGATGCCCAACTCACTGCGCCAGCCGGGTCCTCGTGGCAACCTGAGACATATGTCTCCAAACAGCAACACGCAGGGTCCAAGAGGTAAACTGACCCACTCAATAAGAGACTATTTTGGCTCAGAATCGGTCTTGGCCAAATTGTgaatgcatgtacatctatgtgcacgtatatatgtgcttatatatgtatgtgtatgtatatgtatatatgtgcttatatatgtatgtgcttatatatgtatgtgcttatatatgtactatcatatattaaatgtgtaaaaaaaaaaaattggatggcTCTTGTGCGCCCCCAAATCGACAGCACCCCATGCACTTGCCCACATTGCCTATACTAAAACTGGCCCTGAGTGGCAACTGAGAATACATggataaaatgatattttttttttcttttttttggacaggTTCCGGGCAACCCGTCGGTCCCCGTCCTTCCATGGGAGTACCGGGCCCCAGGTCCATGCCACCTTACAAATACGCCACAGGTGTGCGCAACCCTAATCCCCAGGTGGTGCAACCTATCGCTTTACAGCAGGTAAAGCCAAACTGGCAGCTGTCAGATCTCAAGTGATGCCTTTTCTTTATGTGGTTGTGTTTCATTTGTCCACTCCAGACTCAACCAGCCGTGCATGTTCAGGGTCAGGAGCCCTTGACGGCGTCCATGCTGGCTTCCGCGCCGCCACAGGAGCAGAAGCAGATGCTGGGTAACAACCTGGACGCAACCGAGTTTCTCCATTCAACATGATTATTCTCCCTAATGTTGCGTCATTGTTCCAAATAGGGGAGCGTCTATTCCCGCTTATTCAGGCCATGCACGCTAACCTTGCGGGAAAGATTACGGGCATGCTGCTCGAGATTGACAACTCGGAACTGCTACACATGCTGGAATCTCACGAATCGTTGCGTTCAaaggtacagtaatccctcgattatcgcgaattcactactATGCGATTtgtttctgctattaattattattacttttataattgttttttgtttgtttttatgaaaCAGGTTGAAGAAGCTGTTGCAGTACTTCAGGCCCACCAGGCAAAGAAAGATGCCACTCAGAAAGTAGGCACCATGACCAATAGCGGACCGGCTACAACATCCTGAATAGGTAATTTTAACGGTTATGATACCATAATGTCCAAAAATACTGACAAATTGGCTCTATGTATGTTGCAGGTCACAATTGCTTTGGGAGAAGGGGAGATTCTACACTAAAACCAGACAAGCTTAGAGCAGTTTTAATGAAGAATAAAGAAATAAAggagaaaataatttttaaaaaaactcaaataatttGTAAGAAAGTGACTgataattatttattataaaaaaatcttatcatCTGCATACTAAACATTATGAAGTCATGCAAGTGTCAAGAAAAGACATTCAAATAGCCCTCTTCATTTTTCTGTAATTGAAAGTGTTCCAATGGATTTGAAATTGGGGGTTTGGCTAATTATGTTTTTGGGGGTAAGCTCAATAAAGTGATAAAAGGCTGCAAAATTGTGTGATATTCTTAGTAATATTcattgcacatacacacactattATGACAGAGATGTCTGCCTTAAGATGGCCGCGCATTGCTGACGTCGTTCACCCTAGCTATATGCGTCTAGCCTTCATTTTCAAGGCTATCCTCTACGTGTAAAGCTATAGCGCCttttgattggctgaccacgATTCGGTTCATTCCACCAATGAGAGCGCGCGTCAAAATTTAAGCGAGGTCCTTTCCAACATGGCGGCTAGCAAACGAGTGCTGTATGTCGGTgagtttttgttccattttaacATAGTAATTTTAACTAAGGCTTTTAAAATCCAAGATCATATCATTAAAATAACCTTTTATGGTGCACGTAAGATGAAAATTATTTTGGATTGCCGTCAAATAGACTCATCGCGTAGAAACTAGCTAATATCAACTATTGGGTCGTCTCAGTTTAAAATGGAAATGTCACTGAATCGGTGGTAAATTAAAGGAGTTTCGTGTAATAATATTGTGATTTGTGTACTTCTTTGGACAACTTTTAGGTGGGCTGGCAGAGGAGGTGGACGAGAAAGTCTTACATGCTGCTTTTATACCTTTTGGGGACATCACAGATATCCAAATACCATTAGATTATGAGACAGGTATAGTTATCATTCAGTATTCTGTACTAGATGAGTTTGCAAGTTTAATTGTGGTGGCTAAACTACAGTTATGCTTAATTTGCAGAAAAGCACAGAGGATTTGCATTTGTTGAGTTTGAGCTAGTAGAGGTATGTCCTTACACTTGTTTATCAACAGATCTGTCCTATAGTTATCTTTTATTATCAAATAAACAGAATAATGTGGCGTTTTGATATGTTTACATTCGTAGTAAATATGACTTTCACTTGGTTGTGTTTTTTAGGATGCAGCTGCAGCTATTGATAATATGGTgagtttattttaacattttatcaaGACAGAAGGACGCTATTTTACGATTCCTTCCGTCTGTTTCAGAACGAATCAGAACTTTTTGGTCGGACAGTCCGTGTAAACATTGCCAAGCCAATGAGAATCAAAGAGGGATCCTCTCGACCAGGTTAGTGCACTATAATAAACAGGACTCTTGTCTTTAACTTAGATTTGCTTTGGATTACATCCTTATTGTCTTTCTTTAGTGTGGTCCGATGACGACTGGCTGAAAAAGTTCTCGGGGAAAACTTTAGAAGAAGCCGAGACGGAGGCGACGGGAGATGCGGCTAAAACCGCTGCACCAGAGGTTGGATGACTTGTCTCAAAATAAGAATGGAAGcttatttaacattattttttttttgttccaggcTGAGCCACCTGCTAAAAAGGGGAGAATGAATCCAGAAGTCTATATGGACATTAAGATTGGCAACAAACCTGCAGGGAGACTCCGTTTCCTACTTCGGGCTGATATTGTTCCCATGACAGCAGGTTTGTTTGTTGCTATGTGCAAAGCTTTAAGTGGCACATCTTCAAAATATAtcacaaacaaatacaatacaaatgaattggattttcTGCAACCAAAATAATTTGTATATTCGTATTtcggtatataagtcgcacccgagtAAAGGCTAgcaaagaaatgcatttttgggtggcagtttttttttaattgatgagaaaatttgaacaaatattataatttaaagCAATAGTAGCATAGGGAATTAATAACTGGCAAAATAGGCACCTGTAATGTAACATTTTAACAGCTTTTTTGTATAATTTGCCCAAAAACTAAATGCATAAACACCATGCATGCTATTGACGGTCCAAGTTTTTCTAATGTAGCTTATACacaacatttttctttgacCACATCGTGAACCTAACTAAACCTAAACTTATCCGACAGAGAATTTCCGTTGCCTGTGCACCCACGAAAAAGGATTTGGCTACAAAGGCAGCAGCTTCCATCGCATTATTCCACAGTTTATGTGTCAAGGCGGTGACTTCACCAACCACAATGGCACTGGCGGCAAGTCTATATACGGCCGCAAGTTTGACGATGAAAACTTTGTCCTCAAACACACCGCTCCAGGTAAAGGTTTCTCCTTTAAAACGCATCCGTTGGGCCTTCTCGTGgttttagtgtttatttttttctggtcattATAGGGCAGCTTTCTATGGCCAATTCTGGAACCAACACCAATGGTTCCCAGTTTTTCATCACCACTGACAAAACAGACTGGCTGGATGGTAAACATGTGGTTTTTGGAGAACTGGTGGAAGGGATTGACGTGGTCCGTGCAATGGAGGTGAGTGATGCACGTCCAAATCTTTTTGACTCGGAAGGTTGGCAGCAATTGTTTGcctaagaaatgttttttttttttttgcaggctcaGGGGACAAAAGATGGGAAAACCAAGCagaaagttttaatttcagATTGTGGAGAATGCACCTGAATGCAACACAACATTATATTccagtttgtgtttgtttgtgtttgtttgaatGGAGCCACAAAACAACCCCAAATATTTTGCCAtgtaaatattttgttatttttcaaaataaagaaatcacAACAATTGAACTTAGAACTACATGTTTATTATATTAGTTATATATTAATCCCCTACTGTATATTCAGTTTAAATATAATTGAGACTTGTCATCATCACATATTTTGACTTGATTAAAATGGGATGGCCATGTATGTATAATTAATAAAGTGAAATACAAACCATAATTAACTGAATGACAAGTATATACTAGTGCAGGATTTTGTGCATGTTTAGCATTCAATTGGAATAATCTGCACTAgtgtttgctttaaaaaaaaatcacaagagcCAATCttctaaaataatgtaatacaaCAAATCTCCACCGGAGGGCGTCTTTTCGCTCTACAATATCTGCCTGAGTATTGGAATCCAGGAAACATTATTATGGAATGACTTCTTATTGATATTATCCTCATTATAGTACTTTCTTTTCTCATTGTATTACAAAAAATACTTAAGAGTTGTGTTTTATGTTGTTGTAAACTTGCCTGAATTGTTAATGGAGGTAATTTTTGCGTTGAAAACAAGGGGATGAGCAGTTTTGGAGCGCTCTTTGAGACGGAATATGGAAAAAGTAGATATATTAGATCGTAGTAACatggtgaaatagtttagtcatGTAACACTTGGACAGGAAAGCAGTCTAAACAGTAGTGGATTTTGGTAAAGACACGGCGATGGATCGGGGATCGACTCCACCCTCCCACTCGTCGGTCCAGTTACCAAGCGCGTTCAGATTCCCCCTTCGGTGAGCTTCATCGGTTTTCTACTCTTCTGCGTTCCACTGTAAGTACGCAAATCATATTTAATACAACGAATGGATTTGATATGGTTTTGTCCTGGGTTTCCTAAACTTTCATGTGGGCTCGAGAAAATCGCGTCGACTATCGAAATATGCCTACTTTGTGTAAATGTTTGGTTTTCGTTCATTCGTACCACTACGAACGGGTTCCCTGAACGCAACTGAGTTATAATAGAAATAAAGATTTGTTAGTTTTAGGTCACATTTTTATGCTAATTTCCCCAATTATGAATCAGTTTCATTATTTGTTAGTTATCTTAagattactgtatattttgtaCGGAGATCAGAATAGACAAATTCATTAACTATAGTAAAATATGTGAGTTTTAAATGGTTAAAAgatagattcatttttttttcatgtcaataTTGTAATAAAACTGATCTGGGGTCTGTTTTGGTCCATAATTCCaaggtatatgtacatgtgaGTTTAAGGACTTTAAAatcttatatataatatttggtACATCCATTCAACTATTGACTCTAGACtacttttgactatttttgattgtaaaaaaatcttaaatattaGCCATTtatatcaataaatatcaaaattaaTTAAACCGGGAATACTGGCTGGTATTGGCAACACCAGATatctaatttattttgactggaaatgatccaaaattagCCTAAGGCAACCAATGCAAAGAAAGAGTCTGGAAATTCCCCAAAAACCAATAGGAAATCAGCCAAAATCtacataaaatgacatttgaatacCCTAAAACTACAAGGAAATAATACAAAACCAACTCCTACCTACCAACCAAAAACTggaccacaaaaaaacacaattctcTTGTCAGTACTTAAAGTATCTCCATTTCCCTCCTCAGGAATAAAGAAACAAGTTTCTCAAAATGAACTGGGGTTTCCTCCAGGGCCTCCTAATCGGGGCGAACAAATACTCCACCTCATTCGGGCGAGTCTGGCTCTCCGTAGTCTTCGTCTTTAGGGTTTTAGTTTTCGTAGTAGCTGCCGAAAAGGTCTGGGGCGACGAGCAGAAGGACTTCAAATGCAACACGCTTCAACCAGGTTGCCACAACGTCTGCTACGACCATTTCTTCCCTATCTCCCACGTAAGGCTTTGGGCCTTGCAACTCATCTTCGTCACCTGCCCTTCGTTCATGGTGGGTCTCCACGTAGCCTACCGGGAAGACCGCGAACGGAAAAACCGCCTCAAGCGCGGTGAAAACTGCACCCGACTCTACCAGAATACGGAAAAGAAGCGAGGAGGACTTTGGTGGACTTATTTCATGACTCTGTTCATCAAAATCTGCGTGGACACTACCTTTGTTTACCTTCTCTACCACATCTACGAAGGTTACGACTTCCCGTTACTCATCAAATGTGCGCAAAAACCTTGCCCTAACCAGGTAGACTGTTTCATCGCTAGGCCAACTGAGAAAAGGATCTTCACCATCTTTATGGTGGTTACCAGCCTGGCTTGCGTCCTTCTCTCCATTTTGGAGATGTTCTACTTGGTGGGAAAACGCTGCCGGGAGATTTTTACCCGGAGTCATCACCCCCATGAAATTGTTCCCAATAGTGGGAGCAGCTTGCTGGTGTCCAACCATTTGTCCAAGACTAAAGAGAACCTGCCTCAATCTCCAGCCCCGGCGTATATTGAGTTCAAGTCTTGAtctttatttgggtttttttgggtttttttttatttttccaggtGAAGATTTGACAAGACTAGTACTGGCTCTTATGGTCTGGAATTTTGAGGTACATGCCTTATATAAGGTCACAAAGTAGTTTGGTGGTTTGTTTATGATAGGATGAGGTCATCAGGATATGTTTTTGAGGCGATAATTGcgatttttgaatattatttttaaagaaaacatcaaaatgggcttaaaaatacatttacatccATTTATTTCTTAAAGCTAACaaagtaaacatgttttttttgttgagtttgaACAACATATGACCATCATATGagaattttctccatttttagtgcaaaaaagtTGCTTAAATGCAGTATTcaaaatat is a window of Stigmatopora nigra isolate UIUO_SnigA chromosome 13, RoL_Snig_1.1, whole genome shotgun sequence DNA encoding:
- the pabpc4 gene encoding polyadenylate-binding protein 4 — encoded protein: MNTATGSYPMASLYVGDLHPDITEAMLYEKFSPAGPVLSIRVCRDMITRRSLGYAYVNFSQPADAERALDTMNFDVVKGKPIRIMWSQRDPSLRKSGVGNVFIKNLDKSIDNKALYDTFSAFGNILSCKVVCDENGSKGYAFVHFETQDAADRAIEKMNGMLLNDRKVFVGRFKSRKEREAELGAKAKEFTNVYIKNFGDEMNDEHLKELFDKYGKTLSVKVMIDPSGKSRGFGFVSYEKHEDANKAVEEMNGSDLNGKTVFVGRAQKKMERQAELKRKFEMLKQERISRYQGVNLYIKNLDDTIDDEKLRKEFSPFGSITSAKVMVEEGRSKGFGFVCFSSPEEATKAVTEMNGRIVGSKPLYVALAQRKEERKAHLTNQYMQRIAGMRAMPANAIINQFQPTSGYFMPTVPQAQNRTTYYAPNQMAQMRPNPRWQQGGRGQGGFQGMPNSLRQPGPRGNLRHMSPNSNTQGPRGSGQPVGPRPSMGVPGPRSMPPYKYATGVRNPNPQVVQPIALQQTQPAVHVQGQEPLTASMLASAPPQEQKQMLGERLFPLIQAMHANLAGKITGMLLEIDNSELLHMLESHESLRSKVEEAVAVLQAHQAKKDATQKVGTMTNSGPATTS
- the ppie gene encoding peptidyl-prolyl cis-trans isomerase E, with product MAASKRVLYVGGLAEEVDEKVLHAAFIPFGDITDIQIPLDYETEKHRGFAFVEFELVEDAAAAIDNMNESELFGRTVRVNIAKPMRIKEGSSRPVWSDDDWLKKFSGKTLEEAETEATGDAAKTAAPEAEPPAKKGRMNPEVYMDIKIGNKPAGRLRFLLRADIVPMTAENFRCLCTHEKGFGYKGSSFHRIIPQFMCQGGDFTNHNGTGGKSIYGRKFDDENFVLKHTAPGQLSMANSGTNTNGSQFFITTDKTDWLDGKHVVFGELVEGIDVVRAMEAQGTKDGKTKQKVLISDCGECT
- the gjb10 gene encoding gap junction protein beta 10 is translated as MNWGFLQGLLIGANKYSTSFGRVWLSVVFVFRVLVFVVAAEKVWGDEQKDFKCNTLQPGCHNVCYDHFFPISHVRLWALQLIFVTCPSFMVGLHVAYREDRERKNRLKRGENCTRLYQNTEKKRGGLWWTYFMTLFIKICVDTTFVYLLYHIYEGYDFPLLIKCAQKPCPNQVDCFIARPTEKRIFTIFMVVTSLACVLLSILEMFYLVGKRCREIFTRSHHPHEIVPNSGSSLLVSNHLSKTKENLPQSPAPAYIEFKS